A genomic stretch from Penaeus vannamei isolate JL-2024 chromosome 6, ASM4276789v1, whole genome shotgun sequence includes:
- the LOC113814701 gene encoding uncharacterized protein isoform X1 — protein sequence MKTLLLSLLVGCAFGASVERPRRQVFGARINLESSYLPPKEEADCKPSVVYRTQVQYSTVVVPSTVYKTNVQYITQTSVRTQQVLTTLYSQIVRTQQVPSVRYQTITVTRTQENLRTQVVTLPPQVNYVTSTQQSVRTQVQYQTKYETRIQQVPTTIVRNVVSTQVVPQQVVSTVYRTQTVIRTQQLPDQTRIVPTTQYSTRYSTVVIPAQNVVRTTQLVRTNVVTQTITQPGQTRVITSTQLVPVTTTVISQVVRTNTQIQYVTRTQVEQRVSTVVRTQQVPQYNTRIVTVPQQVVRTQVSTRVVPTTIYAQRTASSYINLPVQTRYVTVTQTSVRTQQLAGQTRTQYNTRIVYNTNYVTSTVYREQYNTVTATQTVKGDCGYSYAAPTRTFNPFSG from the coding sequence ATGAAGACGCTGCTGCTTTCCCTGCTGGTCGGCTGCGCCTTCGGGGCCTCCGTCGAGAGGCCTCGACGTCAGGTCTTCGGAGCTCGCATTAACCTCGAGTCCTCCTATCTGCCACCAAAGGAAGAAGCTGACTGCAAGCCATCTGTCGTTTACCGCACGCAGGTTCAGTATTCCACCGTCGTCGTCCCATCAACCGTCTACAAGACAAACGTTCAGTACATCACACAAACATCCGTCCGCACACAGCAAGTCCTCACCACCTTATACTCACAGATCGTCCGCACTCAGCAGGTTCCTTCAGTGCGATACCAAACGATCACTGTCACTCGCACTCAGGAAAACCTACGCACACAGGTCGTCACTCTTCCTCCTCAGGTCAACTACGTGACTAGTACTCAGCAGAGTGTCAGGACCCAAGTGCAGTACCAGACAAAGTATGAGACTCGCATCCAGCAGGTACCAACCACCATTGTTAGAAACGTCGTCTCAACACAGGTGGTACCTCAGCAGGTGGTCAGCACCGTCTACAGAACACAGACGGTCATAAGGACACAGCAGTTGCCAGATCAGACTCGTATTGTACCCACTACTCAGTACAGCACTCGTTATTCTACTGTAGTCATACCTGCACAGAACGTCGTCAGGACTACCCAGCTTGTCAGGACCAACGTCGTCACACAAACCATCACACAACCCGGCCAGACTCGAGTCATCACTTCTACACAGCTGGTTCCAGTCACCACCACCGTAATCTCGCAGGTGGTTCGCACTAACACGCAGATTCAGTACGTAACACGTACACAAGTAGAACAGCGAGTCTCCACCGTCGTACGTACACAGCAGGTGCCGCAGTATAACACAAGGATCGTCACCGTTCCTCAGCAGGTCGTGAGGACACAGGTTTCTACCCGAGTGGTTCCTACAACCATCTACGCTCAGAGGACAGCGTCTTCCTACATCAACCTTCCCGTTCAGACACGCTACGTCACAGTCACTCAAACCTCCGTCAGGACACAACAACTGGCCGGTCAGACCCGCACTCAATACAACACCAGGATCGTCTACAACACCAATTACGTGACTTCTACCGTATACAGGGAACAGTATAACACCGTGACGGCCACCCAAACCGTCAAAGGAGACTGCGGCTACAGCTACGCTGCACCCACTCGCACCTTCAACCCCTTCTCTGGTTAG
- the LOC113814701 gene encoding uncharacterized protein isoform X2: MWRLTATLLLLALASAEPQGYNYEEPDNQYLPPAKCKLAPVTSVVYNTQIQTSVRLQTINQVNTQYRTTTIVRQQVVPTTLFQTRVQTQVQYQSSVIQQTTVRAVDRFVTQTVPSPPVVQTRFVTSTRVVPQVNYVTRTQVQTQVVPVEVTSTQVRTIIQPLTNYQTQERQATRVVTVPGRDVVQTRVQTVVQTSIVRSQQPAITRFVTSTRVQQVVQTSVVRGQDVVRTTVAQRQQVIPFISVNTRYENVVATRQQVVTRTNIATQTRILTQVVPQEVVRTQVVPTTIYTTLFETRVQPFTRVQTVVRTQYVTPVPVVQTRQEVRTSVVQVPGQDRVVNREVVQTQQRQQVVYRTVNQPRQVTVTQTVTSSCGYNYDAPSVPFIF; encoded by the coding sequence ATGTGGCGCTTGACGGcgacgctgctgctgctggctcTGGCCTCGGCCGAACCCCAAGGATATAATTACGAGGAACCCGACAACCAATACCTTCCTCCCGCAAAATGCAAGCTTGCTCCTGTCACCTCCGTCGTCTACAACACTCAGATCCAAACCTCAGTCCGCCTCCAGACCATCAATCAAGTCAACACTCAGTACAGAACCACAACCATTGTCAGGCAACAGGTGGTACCAACCACACTTTTCCAGACTCGTGTTCAAACGCAGGTCCAGTATCAGAGCAGCGTTATTCAACAAACAACCGTTCGTGCTGTTGACAGGTTTGTCACCCAGACCGTTCCAAGCCCACCTGTTGTACAAACGCGTTTCGTCACTTCAACCCGTGTGGTGCCACAGGTTAACTATGTCACACGTACACAGGTGCAGACGCAGGTTGTTCCTGTAGAGGTGACCAGCACTCAGGTCCGGACTATTATCCAGCCTCTTACTAATTATCAGACACAGGAGCGTCAAGCTACCCGTGTCGTCACTGTCCCAGGCCGTGACGTTGTACAAACTCGTGTTCAGACTGTTGTTCAGACCTCCATTGTCAGGAGCCAACAACCAGCTATCACTCGTTTCGTAACATCCACACGTGTGCAACAGGTTGTCCAGACATCTGTTGTCCGTGGACAGGACGTTGTAAGAACTACTGTTGCTCAGCGTCAACAGGTCATTCCATTCATATCTGTGAACACTCGTTATGAGAATGTCGTTGCTACTCGTCAACAGGTGGTGACGAGAACCAATATTGCTACCCAGACACGCATCCTCACACAGGTGGTGCCTCAAGAGGTGGTACGTACTCAGGTGGTTCCCACCACCATCTACACCACTCTCTTCGAGACAAGGGTTCAGCCCTTCACACGGGTGCAGACCGTTGTCAGGACCCAGTACGTCACACCGGTCCCCGTGGTACAAACCCGTCAGGAAGTCCGAACCTCTGTGGTCCAAGTACCCGGCCAAGACCGCGTCGTTAACCGGGAGGTGGTGCAGACCCAACAAAGACAGCAGGTTGTGTACCGCACAGTCAACCAGCCTCGCCAAGTTACCGTCACTCAGACAGTTACTTCCTCTTGTGGTTACAACTACGATGCTCCGTCCGTCCCCTTCATTTTTTAG
- the LOC113800287 gene encoding uncharacterized protein isoform X1, with translation MRTLLLSLLVGCAFGASVERPRRQVFGARINLESSYLPPKEEADCKPSVVYRTQVQYSTVVVPSTVYKTNVQYITQTSVRTQQVLTTLYSQIVRTQQVPSVRYQTITVTRTQENLRTQVVTLPPQVNYVTSTQQSVRTQVQYQTRYETRIQQVPTTIVRNVVSTQVVPQLVVSTVYRTQTVIRTQQLPDQTRIVPTTQYSTRYSTVVIPAQNVVRTTQLVRTNVVTQTITQPGQTRVITSTQLVPVTTTVFSQVVRTNTQIQYVTRTQVEQRVSTVLRTQQVPQYNTRIVTVPQQVVRTQVSTRVVPTTIYAQRTASSYINLPAQTRYVTVTQTSIRTQQLAGQTRTQYNTRIVYNTNYVTSTVYREQYNTVTATQTVKGDCGYSYAAPARAFNPFSG, from the coding sequence ATGAGGACGCTGCTGCTCTCCCTGCTGGTCGGCTGCGCTTTCGGGGCCTCCGTCGAGAGGCCTCGCCGTCAGGTCTTCGGAGCTCGCATTAACCTCGAGTCTTCCTATCTGCCGCCAAAGGAAGAAGCCGACTGCAAGCCATCTGTCGTTTACCGCACGCAGGTTCAGTATTCCACCGTCGTCGTCCCATCAACCGTCTACAAGACAAACGTCCAGTACATCACACAAACATCCGTCCGCACACAGCAAGTCCTCACCACTTTATACTCACAGATCGTCCGCACTCAGCAGGTTCCTTCAGTGCGATACCAAACGATCACTGTCACTCGCACTCAGGAAAACCTACGCACACAGGTCGTCACTCTTCCTCCTCAGGTCAACTACGTGACTAGTACTCAGCAGAGTGTCAGGACCCAAGTGCAGTACCAGACAAGGTATGAGACTCGCATCCAGCAGGTACCAACCACCATTGTTAGAAACGTCGTCTCAACACAGGTGGTACCTCAGCTGGTAGTCAGCACCGTATACAGAACACAGACGGTTATAAGGACACAGCAGTTGCCAGATCAGACTCGTATCGTACCCACTACTCAGTACAGCACTCGTTATTCTACTGTAGTCATACCTGCACAGAACGTCGTCAGGACTACCCAGCTTGTCAGGACCAATGTCGTCACTCAAACCATCACACAGCCTGGACAGACTCGAGTCATCACTTCTACACAGCTGGTTCCAGTCACCACCACCGTCTTCTCGCAGGTGGTTCGCACTAACACGCAGATTCAGTACGTAACACGTACGCAGGTAGAACAGCGAGTCTCCACTGTCCTTCGTACGCAGCAGGTGCCACAGTACAACACAAGGATTGTCACCGTTCCTCAGCAGGTCGTCAGGACACAGGTTTCTACTCGAGTGGTTCCTACAACCATCTACGCTCAGAGGACAGCGTCTTCATACATCAACCTACCCGCTCAGACACGCTACGTCACAGTCACTCAAACCTCCATCAGGACACAACAACTGGCCGGTCAGACCCGCACTCAATACAACACCAGAATCGTCTACAACACCAATTACGTGACTTCTACCGTATACAGGGAGCAGTATAACACCGTGACGGCCACCCAAACCGTCAAAGGAGACTGCGGTTACAGCTACGCTGCACCCGCTCGCGCCTTCAACCCCTTCTCCGGCTAG
- the LOC113800287 gene encoding uncharacterized protein isoform X2: MWRLTATLLLLALVSAEPQGYNYEEPDNQYLPPAKCKLAPVTSVVYNTQLQTSVRLQTVNQVNTQYRTTTIVRQQVVPTTLFQTRVQTQVQYQTSVVQQTTVRAIDRFVTQTVPSPPVVQTRFVTSTRVVPQVNYVTRTQVQTQVVPVEVTSTQVRTIIQPLTNYQTQERQATRVVTVPGRDVVQTRVQTVVQTSIVRSQQPAITRFVTSTRVQQVVQTSVVRGQDVVRTTVAQRQQVIPFTSVNTRYENVVATRQQVVTRTNIATQTRILTQVVPQEVVRTQVVPTTIYTTLFETRVQPFTRVQTVVRTQYVTPVPVVQTRQEVRTSVIQVPGQDRVVNREVVQTQQRQQVVYRTVNQPRQVTVTQTVTSSCAYNYDAPSVPFNF; the protein is encoded by the coding sequence ATGTGGCGCTTGACGGcgacgctgctgctgctggctcTGGTCTCGGCCGAACCCCAAGGATATAATTACGAGGAACCCGACAACCAATACCTTCCTCCCGCAAAATGCAAGCTTGCTCCTGTCACCTCCGTCGTCTATAACACTCAGCTCCAAACCTCAGTCCGCCTCCAGACAGTCAATCAAGTCAACACTCAGTACAGAACCACAACCATTGTCAGGCAACAGGTGGTGCCAACCACACTTTTCCAGACTCGTGTTCAAACTCAGGTCCAATATCAGACCAGCGTTGTTCAACAAACAACTGTTCGTGCTATTGACAGGTTTGTCACGCAGACCGTTCCAAGTCCACCTGTTGTACAAACGCGTTTCGTCACTTCAACCCGTGTGGTGCCGCAGGTCAACTATGTCACACGTACACAGGTGCAGACACAGGTTGTTCCTGTAGAGGTGACCAGCACTCAGGTCCGGACTATCATCCAGCCTCTTACTAATTACCAGACACAGGAGCGTCAAGCAACCCGTGTCGTCACTGTCCCAGGCCGTGACGTTGTACAAACTCGTGTTCAGACTGTTGTTCAGACCTCTATTGTCAGGAGCCAACAGCCAGCTATCACCCGTTTTGTAACATCCACACGTGTGCAACAGGTTGTCCAGACATCTGTCGTCCGTGGACAGGACGTTGTTAGAACTACTGTTGCTCAGCGTCAACAGGTCATTCCTTTCACATCTGTTAACACTCGTTATGAGAATGTCGTTGCTACTCGTCAACAGGTGGTGACGAGAACCAATATTGCTACCCAGACACGCATCCTCACACAGGTGGTACCTCAAGAGGTGGTACGTACTCAGGTGGTTCCCACCACCATCTACACCACTCTCTTCGAGACAAGGGTTCAGCCCTTCACACGGGTGCAGACCGTTGTCAGGACCCAGTACGTCACACCGGTCCCCGTGGTACAAACTCGTCAGGAAGTCCGAACCTCTGTGATCCAAGTACCCGGCCAAGACCGCGTCGTTAACCGGGAGGTGGTGCAGACCCAACAAAGACAGCAGGTCGTGTACCGCACAGTCAACCAGCCTCGCCAAGTTACTGTCACTCAAACAGTTACTTCCTCTTGTGCTTATAATTACGATGCTCCGTCCGTCCCCTTCAACTTCTAG